AGTGACTTCTTTGCATGCGCCTAAATATAATATCTCCTTATATACAGTCATTCTGTTATCTTTGTTTATGTGTGTGACTACGCATTCATCTTAAGATACAGTTATGTTATTcccatttttttatcttgttcTTTTAGAGCTCAACATTCAGAGTATAGCTAGTCGTATAGTAGTACGATAAAACTTCCCTTTGAGCTTGATAGGTATTTTGCAATGGCAAATAACTCCCAATGTCTTTCTCGTGTTTAACTACTTAGCTTGTATCATACATGTGATGACTTCATTAATTTCCCCCATCAATTTGTAATATCTATCTCATATACTTAACTTAGAAACATATCCAATTTTtatctgtaagtcattttcttcttgtttcttgCTAAAATTCAATGCATATGCTCTTAGTCTTACTTAAGTGAAACTCTttgtttcaatatttgtttCCACAGCTCAAGTTGAGTTAACGTCTTCCCTTAATTCCTCAATCAAAACTATATCATCCACAAAAAGCATGCATTTACAAATAATCTTTTGTATTTCTCTGAAAGCACATTGAAGACTATATTAAATAAGTTTGAACTTAAGGTTGATGAGCCCTGATTGAAACCTATCCTTATAGGAATTTTCTTAACCTTTCCTCTAGGAGTTTCCATACTAGTAGTTATCCTATCATACATTCTTTTTGAAAGCCTTCTTACACAGAACGTCTCTTGACACTTGATTGTATAATTTCTCTAACTCAATAAGAACTCTATGTAGGTCTCTTTGTTTCTTTGGTACCTTTCCATCAACCCCAATAGAAGATAAATAGCTTCTGTTATATAGACTATCCTGAGTCCCTGAcataaatctaaattgattctcTGCATTCTTAGTCTCTTTTCTTAATCTATGCACAAATACCTTTTTCTGTAGTTTCATAGTATTGCTCATAAGTTTTATCCCTTTGTATTTACtcaatttttgttatatatcgATATTGAAGAGCTATGGGATAACTATTTCTGTCAGCTTTTCAAAAATAGGCATGGATTGACCAATATGGAAGGATTAGAAATAGAAGTAGACAAACAAAAATTGGATTACTATAGCAAAATTCAAGTTTGAGAGTTAAAAGAAGACATTGAGAATTTGATATCTTGATGGAtgagaaaaatttattttccttcatccTTAATACATCATACTTGATCCAAATGTTTTGATTTCCTTTCCTTATTCTTGGCAAGCTTATATGTCttacattcttcattctttgttccAAGATCTGAGTAAAAGTCCTCAAAAGCTTTGGATTGTTTGTCACTCACAACTTTCCATGTCTCATTTCTAAACTTTTGATATCTTGCCCAATTTTTAACAATATTGCACCTATGTAAGGCCTTAAAACACTCCCTTCTATTTCATACTTTTTTTGAACACTTTCATTCCATTAACAAGATTCCTTCTCTCTTGCTCAAAAACCTTTTCATTCACTCAAGATAATTTGGCAACCTTCCTAACCTTCTTAAACTTCTTGTCCCAAATAAGGTTAACACTACCTTGTGATTCTCAATTATCTTCAACAATTTCTTTTTGAAGTCATTTTTATCATCCTTGAGCTGCTACCACTCAAAGTAGTCAATCGTGCCCACTTTAGCGGTGTGGTGAGGGTTTCCTACCACAGTGATTGCAGCCATGTTTTGATGTCAAATTGTTGTACACCTGCAAATAAGCGGCTGCGACTTCAACATTTGTGGTGAAAAATCGCATTTGTTCCTTTGTTTTACATTGCTgctccatttttgtttttgggttTTAAGGTTTTTTAGGTGGCGCTTGGTTTgagtgttttctgttttcatttttaaagaaaatagaaaacaaggatgaaaatatgtttgcttaaaatttagaaaacattttctctagaaatattttcaaaagcatgtcgaaAACTGAAAACTACAAATTAACATTTCCAACCTTTTCTGAAGAAGTGAAAACAAGGTAGCACCTTAGAGTACTTTCTTCTTGATACATGTTTTGTAAATctcgaaaatgaaaattattttcagaaaataaacacTCAAACCAAGCGccaccttaattttttaaacctttttgtttttgtcccccctattaattcttttatctttcCTTTTTAAGTTTCCTCCTTTTTACGTGAACATTCGCATAACATGTTCCCCTTTTTatgtgtttctctcttttttttttggtttgttggACTTCAATTTGAGTCCAGCTTAGTTtctctacttatatatatatatatatatatatatttatagcaTAAGAtatattgtaataaaataagtaatagtagtaataaaaaatgtgataaacTACTTTCTTTTAATGCAAAATGTAATAAACTATTTaaacataacatataataatactattattatttactaaaatCGGATTTAATAGGTTATTTGTGTAAATAATCCCATATGTATAAATCTACCTGCTTCCTCCATGGAAGAAATTGTTTATGAAAGGAGGTAGTTCAAGGTAGAGACCCTTTTAATTATAgtttaatgaaatttaattatagtttCATTTATTGACAGAACAAAATTGGCTCACGGCATACTTTCTGGTAAATATTCTGTTCCGGCATTTGAGGTATGCCCCCATAACTCAGTAAACTTTCGTTTGAAATTTTGTTTAGAGTCTTTGATAATTTGTGTTACCTTCGTCTGGCATCCAGaatgatgaaaaagaaaatgttgcTACTTCAACTACAACTGCTGTAAGCTTTCTGGCTCTTGGgtgtttaaaaatttaaattcttactCTACGTTTACCTTAATGATTACTGAATTTTCATATATTGATTAAgtacttatttttttgttcatttcttcttttttttgcttccctTTAGATTTATATGCTTTACAAGCTTTTTTGTGATGGAACAATTTTTTACATGGGATGAACTTTAATTATGATGGTTTTGGATGTGTTGCTGTGCCTTTTGGTTGAAGTCTCTGCTAGAAATGAGAGATTCATGTTATTGAATGTTTTTACATATCCtctttcttgttctttcttatcTTGATCCATTTTCTTTGCTCATTTTTTCTGTCTGCCCATGTTCACTTTCTTCAAACATTAGAAACAAGAAGGGATACGTCCACATATGTTTAAATCTGTAATAGCTGCCagccatcctgaattttcatCTCCGAGGCAACAGGTATGTTTAGAACTATTTTTTTCCCGTCCATGCATTAATGATATAAGAAACATTCAATATTTTGCAGTTTTATATGTCAAAagttatttatgaattttagtTGAAAGCAAACATAGGTGGCCATTTGATTGTgaattatgttgtttttaattattgttttcactattaattacaaaatgtcACAATACTCttaattttactattaaatTATAGTTGCAGTCTTACTCTTAATACTTAGTTTTCATCATTTGAAGTCTATGCTCAAGGCCTATGATCAATATTATCTTTGTCATAACACTCAACAATTTATTAGTtgattttactttcttttttttataataataataggcCATATGCTTATTTGCCTTTTAAAAAGTCTGATGTAGATGATGTATAAGCATAAGGTGTTCTGATTCTTCAAAATGCTGCTATCCTTGATTTAATATACAGTATATGTATATTCTTCTGCTTAAAGTCATGTTACTATGCTATCTTTAGTTTTTGATTGCTTGATTCCAATTTGATGTTAGGATGCTTTAGAATTTTTCCTACATTTTCTTGATCAAGTTGAGCGAGCTAATGCTGGGAAAGTTGAACTGGATCCATCGACGAGTTTCAAATTTGGTATTGAAGATAGAATTTTGTGTTCATCTGGAAAAGTTACATATAATAGAAGGCATGACTACATTCTTTCTCTCAATATCCCATTACATGAGGCAACTAACAAAGGTGAATATTTATGTCACTAGCCTTTCCTTATGTGAGAATTGAAATGTCTTTGGGATCTCAAATCTaatacttgttttgttttgagaAATTTCAGAAGAATTAGAATCCTTTCACAAACTGAAAGCAGAGAAACTTGCAGAAGGAAAGGAAATGTAAGTTGAGATGCTCAGaaatctttttatttcattcatatgTTTCTATGGATGCTTCTGAGCGTATTTATTCTGATAGAAATGCCAATGAGATTGTGCGTCCAAGGGTACCTTTAGAAACTTGCCTTGCGAATTTCTCAGCTCCTGAGGAGATACATGATTTTTACAGTACTGCTTTGAAGACAAAGACAACAGCACTGAAGTAAGCATGTTGaagtttcaaaatatattatattgcaGTGCCATGCTTACTGTATCAGATAGAAGTTACTTAGCTATATAATGGATTTTCTTTGGTTTCATGAATTGTTTACTAAGTCTTTGTTGAGTGGATGACAATCACATTTGTTTAGGCATTATTTTGCCAAGCTAATATAGTAATAACTTATAACCTTATTGCTGAAACAACATTTATTCCGTAGGACTGCAGGTCTGACCTCATTTCCTGATTACCTGGTGTTACATATGCGGAGATTTGTTATGGAGGCAGATTGGGTACCAAAAAAGCTTGGTATGTTATGTCTTTATATGCCTATTAACGTTAAAAaggtattatatattttgttaagcatttttcttctttcagatGTGTACATTGATGTTCCTGATATCATAGATATCAGTCACATGCGCAGCAAAGGTCAGCAGTCTGGGGAAGAGCTATTACCTGATGGTGGTATGTAAGAAGTTCTCTGTTCGAGTGATATCTTGTAGTTTCAAATAAAGAAAAGCAGATAATTTGTTACATAGAAATCAGATGTACAAAAATTGTGTCAAAACTGAACTAAATTCTGTGTTATTGTGCTCACATGTGTCACTTCTGTTTTTATATGTTTAAGGTCCCTCTGCTATATCATTGGTGAAATTTGATTTGAAGAGATTGAATTTATGGCTCACTATGATGTAATATCACTTCCCATTGCTGATGATTCACATAATCTCAGTCcactaaattagttttttaatgctCTTTTTTAATCTGTCTTAAACCGAACCTGTTCATTTCTTATGACTAGTATTAATATAGAAGAATATAGTTGGTCTGTCATTTTGTCTCAAACagaaattttatcttaaataaataCACGTGATGAATCTGATCATACAACCTTAGTTaatgttgaatgtttttgtatttttatctacaTTTGGTAGCTTAGTTGGTAAGCTTGTTTAGAAGGGCAGCAGTGAGTTGTCACTATCAttgcccttctctctctctctcttgtattctaatatatatgtaaccttttgaatttaataaagCTAAGAGGAAAAGGAGGGTGTTTTTACTCCTTCAGTTTCAAGTTGGCATTAGAGCGGGTTTGTCCGCCGTCGCCGCCGGCCGCCGCCATCTCCGGTCAGTTTTCTCCGGCGAGACCAGGGTTAGGATTGCCTCAAAAAGCGCGACCCACCCCTGGAAGTCGCGCCTCCAAAGGAGCCGCCACGCGCCGCCATTCTCACGTGCGTTCTCGGGCGCGTGAAGCCCATGCGCCGCCACCAGTCTGCTCGTCGGCCTCTTTTGAGTCCGTTCTAGCCCTCAATTTCGAGTTTTGTTGCCTGGAACATATCACCCCACTCTTCTCTCCTTTTTACCCCTTTAGGGTTTCATCTTGTGGGTCAAAATGGCTGCCTCTGGACCTATTTTCTCCTTCTCCGGGACTCCGACCATCACTACTGCTAAGCTGAACTGGAAGAATTATCCCTCGTGGTCTGCTTCCGTGGAACTTTGGTTTCTCGGTCAAGGACATCATGACCACTTGGAGAAAGCTTCCGATTCCGTTCCAAATGACAAGAGACCTGAATGGGAGAAGCTTGACTATCAGCTCTGCGCTATATTATGGCAATCAGTTGAGCCGGATATTTTGGAAATTCTTAGATCCTTTAAAACGTGTCGTTCTTTTTGGAAGAGAAGGCCAGGAAATTTTTGTCAATGATATCCAAAGCTTGTTTGACGCAACCATGAAGGTTATAGCCCTCAAGCAAACTAGTCATGGCATGATCGCTCATGTGGGTAAGGCTCGGGCTGCCGTGGAAGAGTTGAGAAAGTTCCTTGTAGCTGATTCATTGGAAGAAGTGAACAGGAAACTTGACAAGTTCTACATGGTCCTTATTCTGAGGAGCTTACATTCAGACTTTGATCATGTTCGTGATCAAGTACTTGCTAGGGACCAAGTTCCATCTATGGATTCCCTTATCACTAGACTTCTCCGCGTGCCTCATTTATTGAAGGATGAGAATCCTGCCGATGGTGTGGAGACGTCAGCCATGGCCGCGTCTCGAGGAAGAGGAGGTAGCCGCAACAACAGAGGAGGTTGCAGTGGAAGGGGTGGACGTCCTCATTGCACTTATTGCAAGAGGATGGGTCACACCCAAGAGAATTGTTACTCGTTGCATGGGTTTCCCGACAAGGTCGCACAGGTCTCTAGATCAGAGAAGGCAGAGTAGTTTAGATTTTCTGATGAGGAGTATCAGGAGTATTTGAAGCTTAAATCCGAGAAACCCAACAACCAAGCTCAATCCTCATTTGAACCATGTTTTTCAACAGCTTGTATCTCTCAATCCATTGAAGGTTCTAGTCCTTGGATACTCAACTCAGGTGTCTCTGATCATATTTCTGGTAATAAGTCCTCCTTTTCATCcttttcttttccaaaaattCCTCACCTTGTTACTGTAGCCAATGGTTCCAAGGTTGCGTCTCAAGGAAGTGGTCAAGTTTCTTTATCTCCTTCTCTGAAATTGAATTCTGCGTTATTCATTCCTCAGTGTCCCTATAATCTAATTTCATTAAGTCAGTTAACTCGTTCGTTAAATTGTTCAGTAACCTTTATTGTTAATTCGTTTGTTATTCAGGAACATGGGACGGGGCGACTGATTGGAGAAGGACATGAAGCACGAGGACTTTACTATTTGGAATCCAGTCCACCTGGGGCTTGTTTTGCAATCTCAAAGCCCAAACTTTTGCATGATCGTCTAGGTCACCCAAGTTTACCAAAATTGAAGATGATGGTTCCTAGTCTCAAGAATCTTCGAGTCTTAGATTGTGAGTCTTGTCAATTAGGAAAACATGTCAGGTCGTCATTTCCTCAAACTGTACAAAGATGTAACTCGACTTTCTCTACCATTCATTCTGATATTTGGGGACCAAGTcgtgttacatcttttgattttcgaTATTTTGTAACCTTCATTAATGAATTCTCCAAATGTACTtggatttatttaatgaaagacagATCTGAACTTTTGCCTATATTCGTGTCATTCTACAATGAgattgagaatcaatttggaaaaacaattaaaattttcaggAGTGACAATGCTAAAGAATATTTCTCTCATgacctttcttcttttttgtcttcCAAAGGTATTCTACATCAGTCCACATGTCCtcacacaccacaacaaaatggcatagtagAAAGGAAGAATCGTCATCTTCTTGAAACTGCACGTTCCCTAATGCTAAATTCAAATGTTCCTACACATCATTGGGGAGATGCAATGCTTACTGCTTGTTTCCTAATCAATAGGATGCcctcttcttctcttgaaaATCAAATCCCTCACTCAATTGTCTTTCCTCATGATCAACTATTTCATGTCTCTCCTAAAGTGTTTGGTTGTACCTGTTTTGTCCATGATTTGTCTCTTGGTTTAGACAAACTCTCTGCTAGGTCAGTCAAATGTGTGTTCTTGGGTTATTCTCGTCTTCAAAAAGGTTACAAATGTTATTCTCCAACCATGAGACGATACTACATGTCTACAGATGTAACCTTCTTTGAAGACACACCCTTCTTCTCACCCTCCGTAGACCATTCTTTGTCTCTCCAGGAAGTTCTTCATATTCCTTCTCCTTGTCCTCTAGATGACTCAGACCAAAATGTCAGTGTTGTTCCATCTTCTTCACCAAATTCACCTGAAATTGTATCTTCACCTTTGATTACAGATCAATCGAGGACAACACAAATTGGATTTCCAGTACCTGAAGCTTCTCCTCGTGATTCTCGTTCTTCTTCAACCAGTCCTCCACTCATGGATCCTTccacttcttcttctcattttgACTCACATTGGCCCATTGTCATCAGGAAAGGTACTCGCTCTACTCGTAATCCTCatcctatttataatttcttaagttACCTCCGTTTGTCTCCTTCATACAGTTCCTTTGTTTTCTCATTGTCCTCCCTTACTATTCCTTCCACTGTCCGTGAGGTACTTGATCATCCTGGTTGGGGACAGGCTATGATTGATGAGATGCAGGCTCTTGAAAATAATGGTACTTGGGAGCTTGTTCCTCTTCCTCCTGGTAAGACCACTGTGGGTTGTAGATGGGTCTACACTGTTAAAGTTGGGCCCAACGGTAAGCTTGATCGGCTTAAGGCTCGCTTGGTGGCTAAGGGCTACACACAGGTATATGGCATTGATTACTGTGATACTTTCTCTCCTGTAGCCAAACTCACCACTGTTCGTTTGTTTCTTGCTATGGCTGCTATCCGTCATTGACCCCTCTATCAGCTTGATATTAAGAATGTCTTCCTCCACGGTGATCTTGAGGAGGATATTTATATGGAGCAACCTCCTGGGAAAGGAGGGTGTTTTTACTCCTTCAGTTTCAAGTGTTAACTTGCAAATTTTGCTCCTTATCAATTTTTCAACTCAGTTATAAAAAGTTGTgccttttcattttaataacaattattttaactgAACTAAATCTGAAAATTATCAAATCttgacattaattatttgtgatttACAGTTCCTGAAGAGGAAGATTCAAACAAAATTTCGGCCAACGATGAAATTGTTGCCCAGCTGGTTTCCATGGGCTTTAACCATCTCCATTGTCAGAAAGCTGCTATAAATACATCCAATGTTGGAGTAGAAGAGGCAATGAATTGGTTGCTATCTCACATGGATGATCCAGGTACCtgacatttttttaactatcatgtaAAACAAACTTGTTTGTAAGTTACCTGGTAATATCCAGGACAATAATGCTGGATAAATTTGTTTTACGTAGACATTGACAATCCTATTTCCAAAGGCCATGGCTCTGAAACTGTTGACCAATCAAAAGTTGATATTCTAATTTCTTTTGGATTTGAAGAAGAAATTGCTAGGAAGGCTCTGAAGGCATcggtaatttcttttttatttttttattttcccctcTCCCTTGTGACTGTAGGATTAGGTTTTTGATAAAATGTGCCTCAATGTTTGACTATACAAATGGAAATCACTGTTCTGTAGGATGGTGACATTGAGAAAGCAACGGATTGGATATTTAACAATCTCGATGCATCAGTCTCCAGTATGAATGCTGCCCCATCAACCTCTGCATCCACTACCAATGATGTTAACCTACCCGATGGAGGAGGGAGTAAGTTGCTTTCACTTTATGACGTACCTTGTTGTGGATTTTATTgatccttaattaattaaaaggggGGGAGATTGTAATTATTGTGAATCATTATCATTTTCCCCTCTCACCACACCTCAAAATTTTGATCTGGCTAATCTGTTGTTTGTGTTGCCCACATTTTTCCTTCCATGTTACGTCTAATCGATAAAAATTTTGTTGGGTTGGGTGGTAGGGTGTTAAAATTGTTTCATCTTCTTGTTTGTATTAATTTAACaatctgattttatttttcaacctCCCGCATTCCAGAATATCGACTTATGGGGATTGTGAGCCACAGTGGAACTTCTACGCAGTGTGGCCACTATGTTGCTCACATTTTAAAAGATGGTAGATGGGCAATTTTCAACGACAACAAGGTCGGGGCATCCATTGATCCTCCAAAGGAAATGGGCTATCTTTATTTCTTCGAAAGGCTTTGATTGGTGTTAGGCTTTCAACAAGGTGAATATTTCAACCATTAAGAGGCGCAGGTCGTTTTTGAATGGCCTTAACATGCCACCTACTTCTGCTGATGTGATAATATTCATGCTACCTTTCCTTGGTGGCATGGTAAACATTCCTCTAGTTGGCCGAATCTTCTTTTCTTGGTTCTCTGCGGTATTGAAGCATTTTGGAACTTCACATTGCATTCATCTTCTATAAATTGCATGTTTAGGAATTCAAATTACAATGGAGACGGATTGTCAGTTCTAGGGATTCAAATAACAATACAACGAATGCAGTTTAGTGAATGTTTATACAACTTCATTTTTCTGATGTCTAAAACCGGTTTCTTTGAAAAGTTTGTATGACTTTTGTTTGTTCTTGCCTTCACAAAAGCATAAATTCTTTCTTTGGCAGTTAATAGCTGaaaaaatatgttctatttgagTGCAGTAATTCACGTATCTTGAAGACTTGAACCAAAAAACGAATTTGTTCTATTTGAGTGCAGTAATTCACGTATCTTGAAGACTTGAACCAAAAAACgaatttattctaatttttccaAACATTTGAAAATATAGTTTTGATTAGTCATACCATGACAATATTCCTTGGAGAATAGTTCATGAAAtagttttgataaaaatatagaagCATTTTTATCAAATCAGAATTttatttgccgataaaaaaaaatttaccaagaAAAATTAGGTAAAAACAAGAGGTAGTCATTTAATGTTCCACGAAGATTTTAAAAGGATTAAAGGACCTAAGGTCATCTCCAATAGAAAATGTTTGATGAGTTTCTTAGaataaaaaatggtttttttttattttcttttattgttggAGTAAGTCTAGTTGGTACTTTAGGTTTTTTAAGTTTTCTTAAGTGTtagtttgaatattttatataagtaattgattttcaaagttttttaaaaataaaaaataattttttgccccaaattaatttaatatgttttgaGATTTTCGAAGTGATAGTTTTGGTCATTAGGGATGCAATCCTACCTTTTcaaggacattggatagaagactccaagaagattgagccagagataCAAGAGAAAGTCCTAGGGTTcccatgagccttagggtagattttttgcCTATGGGCTTAGTATGAGTTCACTTATCttagattaaagtttcattatttttagacCTTTATTTAGGGtttcatagtgtagggagggtatcttagtaatgtaagatttttcagtccttgtattttaggacacttGTATTAGGGttggttttgtaatttcacatgtattAAGTACACTATTTGATATGTGTGTTgagagataaatttaattgaattgggagaaatccaatctaattaaattctggaccatcttaagggggaagtgagcatttgcttgctatacCCCATTGtcatatcatatagtcacactttgtgcatgtccttcatgttttacgtGTCTCATGACACCTTAATACATTTAGTGGAGTCTTGGATATGATTTTGGATTAGTAGGTtgaatcataattaaaatttactaatcataatttaGGCTTCAAATTTGGTtcccaattcaaattcaaattcaagtgaaatttgaataaaaattcaaaatttcctccaattttatgtgacacttagactataaatagaggtcttgcgtgtgcattttttcaactttgatcatttgaaaattacacttcaaagttcagacctcatttgagacataaaatttcgtgctccttctctccttctacctccactcatcttctcttacctttaagctcttatccatgacttcctatggtggtgaacttgttcttgactcatcttctccttgaagtgacattttcaataatctttctttcttcttgccATTGATCtttaagaagcaaatgactccattgatgaagaagatccaaggcctacaagctccacatggagctacattatgTAGTATttgagcatcttcatctaggtgatgttcttttgcttcctctatctttttgttcggtcaattcactttaattccttgtttttcatcttattcTTCATGTATATcttccattgtcttgtggtttggtgttgtttagagtagattcaaaaaaataaa
Above is a window of Glycine soja cultivar W05 chromosome 12, ASM419377v2, whole genome shotgun sequence DNA encoding:
- the LOC114379262 gene encoding ubiquitin carboxyl-terminal hydrolase 14-like is translated as MTIQPLDLLRSNLSRVRIPEPTNRIYKHECCVSFDSPRSEGGLFVDMCTFLAFGKDFVGWNYEKTGNPVYLHIKQTNKLVPEDRPSKKPTLLAIGVDGGFDNNEPEYEETHSVVILPEYVSLPFPSVELPEKVRLAVDAILLAEGAERKEQLAAWTADKKKVSSYATNLQQIDNGVVIPPSGWKCAKCDKTDNLWLNLTDGMILCGRKMWGGTGGNNHAVEHYQETGFPVAVKLGTITADLEAADVYSYPDDESVLDPQLAQHLAFFGIDFSSLRKTEMTTAERELDQNTNFDWNRIQESGQEVDPIFGPGYTGLVNIGNSCYMAATMQVVFSTRSFTSRYYLNQSLKKAFEMSPADPTVDLNMQLTKLAHGILSGKYSVPAFENDEKENVATSTTTAKQEGIRPHMFKSVIAASHPEFSSPRQQDALEFFLHFLDQVERANAGKVELDPSTSFKFGIEDRILCSSGKVTYNRRHDYILSLNIPLHEATNKEELESFHKLKAEKLAEGKEINANEIVRPRVPLETCLANFSAPEEIHDFYSTALKTKTTALKTAGLTSFPDYLVLHMRRFVMEADWVPKKLDVYIDVPDIIDISHMRSKGQQSGEELLPDGVPEEEDSNKISANDEIVAQLVSMGFNHLHCQKAAINTSNVGVEEAMNWLLSHMDDPDIDNPISKGHGSETVDQSKVDILISFGFEEEIARKALKASDGDIEKATDWIFNNLDASVSSMNAAPSTSASTTNDVNLPDGGGKYRLMGIVSHSGTSTQCGHYVAHILKDGRWAIFNDNKVGASIDPPKEMGYLYFFERL